One Apodemus sylvaticus chromosome 23, mApoSyl1.1, whole genome shotgun sequence genomic window carries:
- the LOC127674029 gene encoding vomeronasal type-1 receptor 4-like — MFISILDKEKLLNDRMEYRNMTIGMVLLVQSVLGLWGNFSLLFNYLILYCKECTLQVVDMILTHVFTSNSLIILSKGIAQIMGAFGWNQFFNDVGCNHILCVHRLGRSMSISATCLLSFFQAVTISPRNFYWKEIKTKTTKFMGLILSLCWILFLLANMFFPVYASTKRNSKNKTQKRGLEFCLSLGHDKIVSSVYTAFWVFPEVLFSVLIICSSTFMIITLYGHKKKVQWILSSHASQRSSPENRATQMILTLVCTFLAFYTLSSILQGCIALSHNPSWWVMNITSIISLCFPTLGPFVMSHHSTFCRFCFTYLRNIKI; from the exons ATGTTTATATCTATTCTTGATAAA gaaaaactacTAAATGACAGAATGGAGTACAGGAACATGACTATAGGAATGGTGTTATTAGTTCAGAGTGTACTTGGACTTTGGGGAAACTTCTCCCTTCTTTTCAACTACTTAATACTTTACTGCAAGGAATGCACATTACAGGTAGTAGATATGATTCTTACACATGTGTTCACATCTAACTCCTTGATCATTCTCTCCAAAGGAATTGCCCAGATAATGGGAGCCTTTGGCTGGAACCAATTCTTCAATGATGTTGGATGCAATCATATTTTATGTGTTCATAGACTTGGCAGGAGCATGTCCATCAGCGCCACTTGTCTCTTGAGTTTCTTCCAGGCAGTCACTATCAGCCCAAGAAACTTCTactggaaagaaatcaaaacaaaaactaccaaGTTTATGGGACTGATACTTTCCCTCTGCTGGATCCTCTTCCTGCTAGCAAATATGTTTTTCCCAGTGTATGCATCTACCAAAAGGAACAGCAAAAACAAGACACAAAAGAGAGGTCTTGAATTCTGCCTCTCTCTAGGTCATGACAAAATAGTAAGTTCCGTGTACACAGCATTTTGGGTGTTCCCTGAAGTCTTATTTTCTGTGCTCATCATATGTTCCAGCACTTTTATGATTATCACACTTTATGGACATAAAAAGAAGGTTCAATGGATCCTCAGCTCACATGCTTCCCAAAGATCATCCCCTGAAAACAGAGCCACACAAATGATCCTGACACTGGTTTGCACCTTTCTAGCTTTTTATACTCTCTCTTCCATTTTACAAGGTTGTATTGCTCTTTCACATAACCCCAGTTGGTGGGTAATGAATATCACATCcatcatttctttgtgttttcctactTTAGGTCCATTTGTGATGAGTCACCATTCCACTTTTTGCAGATTCTGCTTTACCTACTtaaggaatataaaaatatga